From Planococcus halocryophilus, the proteins below share one genomic window:
- a CDS encoding alanine/glycine:cation symporter family protein translates to MDTFLNGITWFVDNANTLLWTYILIALLMGLGLYFTVRTKFVQIRLFGEMFRVITEKKDGDSGISAFQAFTISTASRVGTGNITGVALAIAIGGPGAVFWMWMVAIIGMATAFVESTLAQVYKIRDGEQFRGGPAYYMEKALGNRKLGIVFAILLTLAFGFIFNSVQSNTIAQSFEEVFNIPDWTIGLGLVLLTAIVIFGGVKRIARVTQIVVPVMATIYIIVALYIIVMNITEIPAVFTLIVKSAFGLEEAIGGGIGAAIMQGVRRGLFSNEAGMGSVPNAAASANVSHPAKQGLVQSLGVFFDTIVICSATAFIIILAGLYSTSEQIGILLTQDSLNVHLGSWAPYFLAIAILFFAFSSIIGNYYYGETNIEFINAHSAWLTAYRFGVLAMVMFGALAQVQLVWNMADLFMGFMAVLNLVVIALLGKTAFKVLEDYTSQRKAGKNPEFFAKNIPGLKNTECWGEGETRHK, encoded by the coding sequence ATGGATACTTTTTTAAATGGAATCACATGGTTCGTCGATAATGCCAATACGTTGCTCTGGACATACATACTAATTGCACTTCTTATGGGCCTTGGCCTTTACTTTACTGTTCGCACTAAATTCGTTCAGATTCGCCTATTTGGTGAAATGTTCCGTGTCATCACAGAAAAAAAGGATGGAGATAGCGGGATTTCCGCTTTCCAAGCATTCACGATTTCAACAGCGTCTCGTGTTGGAACAGGGAATATCACAGGTGTTGCTTTAGCAATTGCGATCGGAGGACCCGGAGCGGTTTTCTGGATGTGGATGGTCGCGATTATTGGGATGGCTACTGCTTTTGTTGAAAGTACATTAGCACAAGTTTACAAAATCCGAGACGGTGAACAATTCCGCGGTGGCCCAGCTTATTATATGGAAAAAGCACTCGGCAACCGCAAACTCGGAATCGTTTTTGCCATTCTTTTGACATTGGCATTTGGGTTTATCTTCAACTCAGTTCAATCAAACACAATTGCTCAATCATTTGAAGAAGTCTTTAATATTCCAGATTGGACGATTGGTCTAGGACTTGTGTTATTAACGGCAATCGTTATTTTTGGTGGTGTTAAACGGATTGCCAGAGTTACTCAAATTGTAGTGCCAGTTATGGCAACGATTTACATCATTGTAGCGTTATATATCATCGTCATGAATATTACTGAAATTCCAGCCGTATTCACGCTTATTGTGAAAAGTGCATTCGGTTTAGAAGAAGCAATCGGCGGTGGTATTGGTGCAGCGATTATGCAAGGTGTTCGTCGAGGTTTGTTCTCGAACGAAGCAGGTATGGGTTCTGTACCTAATGCCGCTGCATCTGCTAACGTTTCGCATCCTGCGAAGCAAGGTCTTGTACAAAGTTTAGGCGTTTTCTTTGATACAATCGTGATTTGTTCGGCAACTGCTTTTATTATCATCTTGGCAGGTCTGTACTCGACGAGTGAACAAATCGGAATCTTGCTAACACAAGATTCGTTGAATGTTCATCTGGGTAGCTGGGCGCCGTACTTCCTAGCAATTGCTATTTTGTTCTTTGCTTTTAGTTCGATCATCGGTAACTATTATTACGGTGAAACGAATATCGAATTTATTAACGCTCATAGTGCTTGGTTGACAGCATATCGCTTTGGAGTTCTAGCGATGGTTATGTTTGGGGCACTTGCTCAAGTTCAATTGGTTTGGAACATGGCCGATTTATTTATGGGCTTTATGGCAGTTCTCAACTTAGTCGTTATTGCGTTACTTGGTAAAACTGCCTTTAAAGTACTGGAAGATTACACAAGCCAGCGCAAAGCTGGGAAAAACCCAGAGTTCTTTGCCAAAAATATCCCCGGTTTGAAAAACACTGAATGCTGGGGCGAAGGCGAAACTCGCCACAAATAA
- a CDS encoding S8 family peptidase, producing MKKLSVLAISVLLVSGWASSNASAEANEASDRVIISFKEDIDYDLLKEMGAEIHEEFDAISAVSVTLPNEQLVQTASKDSSIEYIEENSIVTAAAQTTTWGYRTIKANTATSLGYTGKGVKIAIIDSGINSKHPDLKVAGGVSKVENSSAFTDGNGHGTHVAGVIGAQNNSIGTVGVAPDSLIYSVKVLSANGVGTLEGVVAGIQWAINQKVDIINMSLTTINDDKALRDITQKAYEAGIVVIAASGNEREKGLYNDVLYPARFSSVIAVGSVSKLNKLSYFSNYGASQELVAPGEGILSSFTDSKTPSNEDYAISEGTSVASPFVAGTFAQYMEAYPHLSNIQLRETVKRAAVDLGVKGRDNTYGNGLVQSLQTKAALFPDLKNDVWYTLPIQQNFDRGIITGLPDGTYRPDATITRAEAITMIGRALKLNKANTNYHFSDVPKDSFAAGYINSAYELGYITGVNAREFRPNDPIKRGDMAMIMQSAFKLAGTQQADFTDVPKAMYYYDAIQAAYATKVVKGYADNTFRPKNPITRAESAEVINNAFK from the coding sequence TTGAAAAAATTATCAGTTTTAGCAATCTCTGTGCTCCTTGTCAGTGGATGGGCCAGTAGCAATGCCTCCGCCGAAGCCAATGAAGCTTCAGATCGCGTGATTATTTCATTTAAAGAAGACATCGACTATGACTTGCTCAAAGAAATGGGCGCAGAAATTCACGAGGAGTTTGATGCCATCTCTGCCGTTTCTGTCACATTGCCAAACGAGCAATTGGTTCAAACCGCAAGTAAAGATTCTTCTATTGAATACATAGAAGAGAATTCAATCGTTACCGCAGCAGCACAAACAACTACTTGGGGTTACCGAACAATTAAAGCGAATACCGCAACTAGTCTTGGTTATACGGGTAAAGGTGTGAAAATCGCCATTATCGATTCAGGGATTAACTCCAAGCACCCGGACTTGAAAGTCGCAGGCGGCGTTTCCAAAGTTGAAAATTCAAGTGCTTTTACAGACGGGAACGGACATGGTACGCACGTCGCTGGAGTGATCGGCGCACAAAACAATTCCATCGGCACAGTTGGTGTTGCACCGGATTCGTTGATTTACTCCGTTAAAGTTTTGTCGGCTAATGGTGTCGGCACTTTAGAAGGTGTTGTTGCCGGAATCCAATGGGCTATCAATCAGAAAGTCGACATTATCAATATGAGTTTGACGACGATTAACGATGACAAAGCTTTACGGGATATTACACAAAAAGCATACGAAGCTGGCATTGTGGTCATTGCCGCTTCTGGAAACGAACGAGAAAAAGGATTGTATAATGATGTTCTTTACCCAGCACGCTTTTCTTCTGTTATCGCGGTTGGATCGGTTTCCAAACTCAACAAACTGTCTTATTTCTCGAATTACGGCGCTTCACAAGAACTAGTGGCACCTGGAGAAGGCATTTTAAGTAGTTTTACTGATTCTAAAACACCATCTAACGAAGATTACGCTATTTCGGAAGGAACATCTGTCGCTTCTCCATTTGTTGCTGGTACATTTGCGCAATATATGGAAGCATATCCCCATCTTTCTAATATCCAATTGCGCGAGACCGTTAAACGAGCTGCAGTCGACCTTGGCGTAAAAGGTCGCGACAATACGTATGGCAACGGACTGGTACAATCTCTCCAAACTAAAGCTGCATTATTCCCAGATTTGAAAAATGACGTGTGGTACACGTTACCGATTCAACAGAACTTTGATCGCGGCATTATTACAGGACTCCCTGACGGCACATACCGTCCTGATGCGACCATCACACGTGCCGAAGCTATTACTATGATTGGCCGTGCATTAAAGTTGAATAAAGCCAATACCAATTACCATTTTAGCGACGTCCCAAAAGACTCTTTTGCAGCTGGCTATATCAATAGCGCATATGAGTTAGGCTATATTACTGGGGTTAACGCACGCGAATTCCGACCAAACGATCCAATCAAACGTGGCGACATGGCAATGATCATGCAATCTGCGTTTAAACTTGCCGGCACTCAACAAGCTGACTTTACAGATGTTCCAAAAGCTATGTATTATTACGATGCGATTCAAGCTGCTTATGCAACTAAGGTCGTTAAAGGTTACGCGGACAACACATTCCGCCCGAAAAACCCAATCACCCGCGCAGAAAGCGCTGAAGTAATTAACAATGCCTTTAAATAG
- a CDS encoding C40 family peptidase, with protein MKKRLILMIIAILLISVSPFNTTQASAATPNELTTYAKKFLGTPYKFGGTTPSGFDCSGYLRYVFNEFDISIPRTSVEQYSNGTAVSKSNLKEGDMVFFSNTYKPGISHAGIYVGNGDFISATSKGITIANLNTNPYWGPKYTGARRLSEVKNETTTVSKPSLSVGQYYDVSSGYWAAKEIKDLSVSGIITGKGDGIFKPNDNVSRAEAATIIARALKLAPVKSSAFKDVPASHWAAGNINAVMKAGIVNGRSPGYFAPNENITRAEISKVLTKAFALSASTPSTSFTDIKGHWAENSINTIAAHSLATGHSDGSFKPNANAKRAEYTAFVHRAITNK; from the coding sequence GTGAAGAAACGACTAATACTCATGATAATTGCTATTTTATTAATATCTGTTAGCCCATTCAACACGACACAGGCCAGTGCAGCTACACCAAACGAATTAACTACATACGCTAAGAAATTTTTAGGAACACCTTATAAATTTGGAGGAACAACTCCTTCAGGCTTTGATTGTTCTGGATATTTACGATATGTTTTCAACGAATTTGATATTTCAATTCCACGTACTTCTGTTGAGCAGTACAGCAACGGAACAGCAGTCAGTAAAAGTAATTTAAAAGAAGGCGATATGGTTTTCTTTTCAAATACATATAAACCTGGAATTTCACACGCTGGAATTTATGTAGGGAATGGAGATTTTATTTCCGCTACAAGCAAAGGAATCACAATTGCGAACTTAAACACAAACCCATATTGGGGACCAAAATACACAGGCGCACGTCGTCTTAGTGAAGTTAAAAACGAAACAACTACCGTATCGAAACCATCTCTTTCAGTTGGACAATACTACGATGTATCTTCTGGATATTGGGCAGCAAAAGAAATTAAAGATTTAAGTGTGTCAGGAATCATTACAGGTAAAGGTGATGGCATCTTCAAGCCAAATGATAATGTATCAAGAGCAGAAGCGGCGACAATCATTGCGCGTGCATTAAAACTAGCTCCGGTTAAAAGTTCTGCATTTAAAGACGTACCCGCATCACACTGGGCAGCTGGCAACATTAACGCTGTCATGAAAGCAGGAATCGTTAACGGACGTTCACCAGGCTACTTTGCACCAAACGAAAACATCACGCGTGCAGAAATTAGCAAAGTGCTAACAAAAGCATTTGCTTTATCAGCATCAACACCATCAACATCATTTACAGATATTAAAGGCCACTGGGCTGAAAATTCAATCAACACAATCGCTGCACATAGCTTAGCAACTGGCCACAGCGACGGTTCGTTCAAACCAAACGCTAATGCCAAGCGGGCAGAATATACAGCATTTGTTCACAGAGCCATCACAAATAAATAA
- a CDS encoding nuclease-related domain-containing protein yields the protein MIIKYREKPAKIMGYEALLKRISPTHPKRATIKNTLNNARAGFGGEERLDEALDYFDPPYAYQLIQDFSLPAPYKIQVDTVLITQSCVILLEVKNITGKLQFKQNPSALHSILADGEIKSYKSPITQMNETAMRMGKFMKTLGCNLPISSIIVIAHPSQIVENAPQNARILAVGELNFYLSNLNLPKPILSIEQLYQLGHSFLAAHQSYQPFPLAPKFQIEQSEIEKGVFCPRCHFGEMTRTKVTWECETCRLISKNAHTETLQEWFMLIKSTINTAECRDFIGLKNLDIAKRFLLNNNCQPVGGRKHRKYIYQPLHK from the coding sequence ATGATTATTAAATACCGAGAAAAACCAGCAAAAATAATGGGCTACGAAGCGTTATTAAAAAGGATTTCACCCACTCACCCAAAGCGCGCTACCATCAAAAATACCCTCAACAATGCCAGAGCAGGTTTTGGTGGGGAAGAGCGTTTGGACGAAGCGCTCGATTATTTCGATCCGCCTTATGCGTATCAACTCATCCAAGATTTTTCATTGCCCGCACCTTACAAAATTCAAGTCGATACCGTTTTGATTACGCAAAGTTGTGTAATTTTGCTTGAAGTCAAAAACATTACAGGGAAGCTGCAATTTAAACAAAATCCGAGTGCGCTCCATTCAATTTTGGCCGATGGAGAAATTAAGAGCTATAAAAGCCCTATCACGCAAATGAACGAAACGGCGATGCGCATGGGAAAATTCATGAAAACACTTGGATGCAATTTGCCGATTTCTAGCATTATTGTCATCGCTCACCCTTCGCAAATCGTCGAAAATGCGCCTCAAAACGCCCGGATTTTAGCGGTCGGCGAACTCAACTTTTATCTTTCGAATTTAAACTTGCCAAAGCCAATCCTTTCTATAGAACAACTCTACCAGCTTGGCCACTCATTCCTCGCAGCACATCAAAGCTATCAACCTTTTCCACTCGCTCCAAAATTTCAAATTGAACAATCCGAAATCGAAAAGGGTGTCTTTTGTCCACGCTGTCATTTCGGGGAAATGACGAGAACCAAAGTCACTTGGGAATGCGAAACGTGCAGGCTTATCAGCAAAAACGCTCACACCGAAACACTACAAGAATGGTTTATGCTAATAAAATCTACTATAAATACAGCGGAATGCCGCGATTTTATCGGACTTAAAAATTTAGACATCGCTAAACGATTTCTTCTCAACAACAACTGCCAGCCAGTAGGTGGACGCAAACACCGGAAGTATATTTATCAACCACTTCACAAATAA
- a CDS encoding N-acetylmuramoyl-L-alanine amidase, producing MKNVFSKIALFLVAAVFVISSFGVQPVSAASNPFKDVSWSDEEILYLWNKGLINGVDKNSFGPSESVTREQAATLIGRALGLNGSLRKTSFPDVDPKRYSSGYIQTAYEKGIITGNSDGTFRPQETMTRGEMAYLLSRAFKYSNTGNVFFSDINVDTSSNSLYTAVSKIATAGVSNGTGTGTYSPSKKLIREEFAIFLARALNSSYRVTYQNVTIDNLRVTVNSLNIRTGPSTGYYALGKLNSGDAFAVYGYKGAWAYGKSGSYTGYVHSDYLAEAVPATASSRYITLDPGHGGHDGGATANGLREKDINLDVAKRVEAKLKAKGIKVYMTRSTDVFHSLSARVDKGVASGSDTFLSIHTNSAGAHGASGSETYYSASVGSDSKELATFVQNRLYVAMNHPNRGVKNYGFQVIRTNPLPAALVELGFITNDYDAAKLASGTYKDRAAAAIAAGIEDYYNWKAKN from the coding sequence ATGAAAAACGTATTCTCGAAAATTGCCCTGTTTCTTGTTGCTGCTGTTTTTGTGATTTCAAGTTTTGGTGTACAACCTGTTTCTGCTGCAAGTAATCCTTTTAAGGATGTTTCATGGTCTGATGAAGAGATTTTGTATTTATGGAACAAAGGGTTGATAAATGGTGTTGATAAAAATTCGTTTGGACCATCGGAGTCAGTAACGCGTGAGCAAGCTGCTACTTTGATCGGTCGTGCATTAGGCTTGAACGGCTCATTGCGTAAAACATCGTTCCCTGATGTCGATCCAAAACGCTATAGTTCAGGTTATATTCAAACAGCTTACGAAAAAGGTATTATTACAGGAAATTCAGATGGCACTTTCCGTCCACAAGAAACAATGACTCGTGGAGAAATGGCTTACTTACTAAGCCGTGCATTTAAATACTCAAATACTGGCAATGTTTTCTTTTCAGATATTAATGTAGATACAAGCTCAAATAGCCTGTACACAGCAGTTAGTAAAATCGCTACTGCCGGCGTTTCAAACGGTACTGGTACCGGTACATACTCACCGAGCAAAAAATTAATTCGTGAAGAGTTCGCTATTTTCTTAGCTCGCGCATTAAATTCAAGCTACCGAGTAACTTATCAAAATGTCACAATCGATAACTTACGTGTAACAGTAAACAGCTTAAACATCCGTACTGGACCAAGCACAGGCTACTACGCGCTTGGCAAACTAAATTCGGGTGACGCGTTCGCAGTTTATGGTTACAAAGGCGCATGGGCATACGGGAAAAGCGGCAGCTACACTGGCTACGTTCACTCTGATTATTTAGCAGAAGCTGTACCAGCAACGGCTAGTAGCCGCTATATCACACTTGATCCTGGCCACGGCGGTCACGACGGTGGTGCAACAGCAAATGGTTTACGCGAAAAAGACATTAACCTTGACGTTGCAAAACGTGTCGAAGCAAAATTAAAAGCTAAAGGCATTAAAGTTTATATGACAAGATCAACTGATGTATTCCATTCATTGAGTGCTCGTGTTGATAAAGGCGTAGCTAGTGGATCAGATACATTCCTAAGCATTCACACCAATTCAGCAGGAGCTCATGGCGCAAGCGGTTCTGAAACTTACTATTCCGCTTCAGTTGGAAGCGATAGCAAGGAATTAGCAACTTTCGTTCAAAACAGACTTTACGTAGCAATGAACCATCCAAACCGCGGCGTTAAAAACTACGGTTTCCAAGTTATTCGCACAAACCCGCTTCCAGCAGCTTTAGTAGAATTAGGATTTATTACGAATGATTATGATGCTGCTAAATTAGCATCTGGCACTTATAAAGATCGTGCTGCTGCAGCGATTGCTGCAGGAATCGAAGATTATTACAACTGGAAAGCAAAAAATTAA
- a CDS encoding amidohydrolase, whose amino-acid sequence MNIEQQILEYFNHFHTHPEVSWKEVGTTKKLAAIMTELGVKHHTFPDVTGLIAEIGEGTEVVAVRADIDALWQEVDGKLQANHSCGHDANMSMVLGALLYLKNETLTKRVRFIFQPAEELGNGSLSMIERGAIDEVSHLYGVHLRPIEELPFGQVTPALHHGSGIFLRGKITGVDAHGARPHQGKNAIDVIAAIHQFIKSIYFSPFESYSAKLTHIQTGGDSLNIIPGSANFAMDVRSQSNDLMIELQQKIGEGLAIIAKLHDVEITFEWTDYTPAAEVSETAMQIADAAIRDTLGDAATAPPVHTTGADDFHFYTIKKPQLHAAMIGIGADLTPGLHHPNMSFNHKALDIGARVLANTIKST is encoded by the coding sequence ATGAACATCGAGCAGCAAATACTTGAGTATTTTAACCATTTTCATACACATCCAGAAGTGAGCTGGAAAGAAGTTGGAACGACAAAAAAACTAGCAGCGATCATGACGGAGCTAGGCGTGAAGCATCACACGTTTCCAGATGTGACAGGGTTGATTGCTGAGATTGGTGAGGGTACGGAAGTGGTTGCGGTGCGCGCGGATATTGATGCTCTTTGGCAAGAAGTCGATGGCAAATTGCAAGCCAATCACTCTTGCGGCCACGATGCCAATATGTCGATGGTGCTTGGGGCGTTGCTATATTTAAAAAATGAAACACTAACGAAACGTGTGCGTTTTATTTTCCAACCGGCAGAAGAGTTGGGGAACGGATCATTGTCGATGATTGAGCGCGGGGCAATTGATGAAGTGTCGCATTTATATGGTGTCCACCTGCGTCCTATCGAAGAATTGCCGTTTGGCCAAGTGACACCAGCCTTACATCACGGATCTGGAATTTTCTTGAGAGGGAAAATTACGGGAGTCGATGCACACGGTGCGCGCCCGCATCAAGGGAAAAACGCCATCGACGTGATTGCGGCCATCCATCAATTCATAAAATCAATTTATTTTTCTCCATTTGAATCGTATTCGGCAAAGTTGACGCACATTCAAACGGGCGGAGATAGCTTGAACATCATTCCGGGGAGTGCCAACTTTGCAATGGATGTTCGCTCGCAGTCGAACGACTTGATGATAGAACTTCAGCAAAAAATTGGTGAAGGATTAGCGATTATTGCAAAACTACATGATGTTGAAATCACGTTCGAGTGGACGGATTACACACCTGCCGCTGAAGTATCAGAAACAGCGATGCAAATTGCGGATGCAGCGATTCGAGATACACTTGGAGACGCGGCAACTGCTCCGCCAGTTCATACGACGGGCGCCGATGATTTTCATTTTTATACGATCAAAAAACCGCAATTGCATGCGGCAATGATTGGCATTGGGGCAGATTTAACGCCAGGACTGCATCATCCAAACATGAGTTTTAACCACAAGGCACTTGATATAGGTGCACGAGTGTTAGCGAATACAATAAAATCGACGTAA